One region of Hoeflea sp. 108 genomic DNA includes:
- the cysK gene encoding cysteine synthase A, protein MNKPVTSTRIPGRGRIYGSITETIGDTPLVRLDKFAKDKGVVANILAKLEFFNPIASVKDRIGVAMLEALEASGKIEPGKSTLIEPTSGNTGIALAFAAAAKGYKLILTMPETMSIERRKMLALLGAELVLTEGAKGMKGAIAKAEELVQTIPNAIIPQQFENPANPEIHRQTTAEEIWNDTQGSIDILVAGIGTGGTITGVGQVIKARKPSLHVVAVEPEGSPVLSGGQPGPHKIQGIGAGFAPKVLDTTIYDEIIKVSNDDAIANARLVARLEGVPVGISSGAALQAAVVVGSRPENAGKNIVVIIPSFAERYLSTVLFEGLGG, encoded by the coding sequence ATGAACAAGCCCGTCACCTCCACCCGCATTCCCGGCCGCGGACGCATCTACGGCTCGATCACCGAGACCATTGGCGACACGCCGCTGGTACGGCTCGACAAGTTCGCCAAGGACAAGGGCGTTGTGGCGAACATCCTCGCCAAGCTCGAATTCTTCAACCCGATCGCCTCGGTCAAGGACCGCATCGGCGTTGCGATGCTTGAGGCACTGGAAGCGTCGGGCAAGATCGAGCCGGGCAAGAGTACGCTGATCGAGCCGACTTCGGGCAACACCGGCATTGCCCTTGCCTTTGCCGCCGCCGCCAAGGGCTACAAGCTTATCCTGACCATGCCCGAAACGATGTCGATCGAGCGCCGCAAGATGCTGGCGCTGCTCGGTGCCGAGTTGGTGCTGACCGAAGGCGCCAAGGGCATGAAGGGTGCCATCGCCAAGGCCGAGGAGCTGGTGCAGACCATTCCGAACGCCATCATCCCGCAGCAGTTCGAAAACCCGGCCAATCCGGAAATCCACCGCCAGACAACGGCCGAGGAAATCTGGAACGACACGCAAGGCTCGATCGACATCCTGGTTGCCGGCATCGGCACGGGCGGCACGATCACTGGCGTCGGCCAGGTGATCAAGGCCCGCAAGCCGTCGCTGCATGTCGTGGCGGTCGAGCCCGAGGGCTCGCCCGTGCTTTCGGGCGGCCAGCCGGGCCCGCACAAGATCCAGGGTATCGGCGCCGGCTTCGCGCCGAAGGTTCTGGACACGACCATCTATGACGAGATCATCAAGGTCTCCAACGACGACGCCATCGCCAATGCCCGGCTGGTGGCGCGGCTGGAAGGCGTGCCGGTCGGCATCTCCTCGGGCGCAGCGCTGCAGGCGGCCGTCGTCGTCGGTTCGCGGCCGGAGAATGCCGGCAAGAACATCGTCGTTATCATCCCGTCCTTTGCCGAGCGGTACCTGTCGACGGTGCTGTTCGAGGGATTGGGCGGATAA
- a CDS encoding DUF6596 domain-containing protein — MPDIGDSARAAAEAAARQSYGKLIAFLAARSRDVAGAEDALADAFAEALVRWPQTGVPTHPEAWLLTVARRRTTDRHRRHAVREAALPHLRLIGEELEEEAVREKLPDERLGLLFACAHPAIDASVRAPLILQTVLGFDAATIASAFLVSPATMSQRLVRAKTRIRQAGIPFRVPERPEMAERLSAVLEAIYAAFSEGWADAGGTESRRRNLASEAIWLGQLVARLMPDEPEALCLLSLMLHAEARRPARRDTEGKFVPLAEQDVRLWDAGLIAEADALLVRAGFFETMGRYHIEAAIQSVHAARRMTGRTDWPALAIFYEALTTITASPVAAVNRAVAVAYAGNPANGLALLDAMGDPRLDQYQPYWAARAELLSLVGHAEEANQAYGLAIGLETDPAVRAFLERKRAGVAAG, encoded by the coding sequence GTGCCTGACATCGGCGACAGCGCCCGGGCGGCAGCCGAAGCCGCCGCCCGTCAAAGCTACGGCAAGCTCATTGCCTTCCTCGCCGCCCGCTCACGCGATGTCGCGGGCGCCGAGGATGCGTTGGCTGACGCCTTCGCCGAGGCGCTTGTCCGCTGGCCGCAGACGGGCGTGCCCACCCATCCCGAAGCCTGGCTGCTCACGGTCGCGCGTCGCCGCACCACCGACCGGCATCGCCGCCACGCAGTCCGTGAGGCGGCGCTGCCGCATCTCAGGCTGATCGGCGAGGAACTGGAGGAGGAGGCCGTGCGCGAAAAATTGCCCGACGAGCGCCTCGGCCTGCTTTTCGCCTGTGCCCATCCGGCCATCGATGCGAGCGTGCGCGCGCCGCTGATCCTGCAGACCGTGCTTGGCTTCGACGCGGCAACCATCGCCTCCGCCTTCTTGGTCTCGCCCGCCACCATGAGCCAGCGCCTGGTGCGGGCCAAGACACGCATCCGCCAGGCGGGCATTCCTTTCCGCGTGCCCGAAAGGCCTGAAATGGCTGAGCGGCTTTCGGCCGTACTGGAAGCGATCTACGCCGCCTTTTCCGAAGGCTGGGCCGATGCCGGGGGCACAGAATCCCGTCGCCGCAACCTCGCCTCCGAAGCCATCTGGCTCGGCCAACTCGTTGCCCGGCTGATGCCCGACGAGCCCGAGGCACTGTGTCTTCTATCCCTGATGCTCCACGCCGAGGCGCGCCGCCCGGCCCGGCGCGACACGGAGGGCAAATTCGTGCCGCTCGCCGAGCAGGACGTCCGTCTCTGGGATGCCGGCCTTATCGCCGAGGCCGATGCGCTTCTGGTCCGCGCCGGCTTCTTCGAAACCATGGGCCGCTACCACATCGAGGCGGCGATCCAGTCCGTCCACGCAGCCCGCCGGATGACCGGCCGCACCGACTGGCCGGCGCTCGCCATCTTCTATGAGGCGCTCACCACCATCACCGCCTCGCCGGTCGCCGCTGTTAACCGCGCGGTCGCCGTCGCCTATGCCGGCAACCCGGCCAACGGCCTGGCCCTGCTCGATGCCATGGGCGACCCCAGGCTCGACCAGTACCAGCCCTATTGGGCGGCACGCGCCGAACTTCTGTCGCTCGTCGGCCACGCGGAGGAGGCGAACCAGGCCTACGGGCTCGCCATCGGGCTCGAAACCGATCCCGCCGTGCGGGCATTTCTGGAGCGCAAGCGGGCAGGGGTGGCGGCCGGGTGA
- a CDS encoding YciI family protein: protein MQYMLLIHVDEAAMAATPADKAYEMAAPYMAYNEALIKAGAMVGGERLTPSSTGTVIRVRGDKTEVLDGPFADTKEQLGGYYIIEAPDLDAAINWAARCPGASTGTIEVRPIWKTR from the coding sequence ATGCAGTACATGCTTCTCATCCACGTCGACGAGGCCGCGATGGCCGCAACGCCCGCTGACAAGGCCTATGAAATGGCCGCACCCTACATGGCCTATAACGAAGCGTTGATCAAAGCCGGCGCCATGGTCGGCGGCGAAAGGCTGACCCCGTCGTCCACCGGCACGGTCATCCGCGTCCGTGGCGACAAGACCGAGGTCCTCGACGGCCCCTTCGCCGACACCAAGGAACAGCTCGGCGGCTACTACATCATCGAGGCTCCCGATCTGGACGCCGCGATCAACTGGGCGGCGCGCTGCCCTGGCGCCAGCACCGGCACCATCGAGGTCAGGCCGATCTGGAAGACACGCTGA
- a CDS encoding Hsp70 family protein, whose amino-acid sequence MRPAYGGIDFGTSNSTVGVIEDGRPRLVALEGESVTLPSAIFFNFEDDNTAMGRRAIGEYTDGAEGRLMRALKSVLGSSLVHEKTRIKAKQIAFTDIIGMFVGHLKDKLENHVGEPVENVVLGRPVQFVDEDAKADADAQGELEKAARAQGFQHIDFQFEPIAAALDYERTVSREELALIVDMGGGTSDFSIVRVSPERAAAADRKADILANRGVHIGGTDFDRLLSIAHVMPELGYLSATKDGKRNLPAGYFIDLATWQRINLLYTPKAKLDMRAIRFEAARPDLVDRMIEVVDQRFGHALATRVEKAKIDLTDADSATVEVNLPAAQFTASFTRQQLENTIRTEVGRVTATVADTLAEASVRAEDITAVFLTGGSTAIPLARQSILELIPGAKVVQGDAFGSVGMGLALDAQRKFG is encoded by the coding sequence ATGCGACCGGCATACGGCGGCATAGACTTCGGCACTTCCAACTCCACCGTCGGCGTGATCGAGGATGGCCGCCCGCGCCTCGTCGCGCTCGAAGGCGAGAGCGTCACCCTGCCGTCGGCCATCTTCTTCAATTTCGAGGACGACAACACCGCCATGGGCCGCCGTGCCATCGGCGAATACACCGACGGCGCCGAGGGCCGCCTGATGCGCGCCCTGAAGAGCGTGCTCGGCTCGTCCCTTGTCCATGAAAAGACGCGCATCAAGGCCAAGCAGATCGCCTTCACCGACATTATCGGCATGTTCGTCGGTCACCTCAAGGACAAGCTCGAAAACCATGTCGGCGAGCCGGTCGAAAACGTCGTGCTCGGCCGCCCCGTGCAGTTCGTCGACGAGGACGCCAAGGCCGACGCCGACGCGCAGGGTGAGCTCGAAAAAGCCGCCCGCGCGCAAGGGTTCCAGCACATCGACTTCCAGTTCGAGCCGATCGCGGCCGCGCTTGACTACGAGCGCACGGTCAGCCGCGAGGAGCTGGCGCTGATCGTCGACATGGGCGGCGGCACCTCCGACTTCTCCATCGTCCGCGTTTCGCCCGAGCGTGCGGCGGCGGCCGATCGTAAGGCTGACATCCTGGCCAACCGTGGCGTCCACATCGGCGGCACCGATTTCGACCGCCTGCTCTCGATCGCCCACGTCATGCCCGAGCTCGGCTATCTCAGCGCGACCAAGGACGGCAAGCGTAACCTGCCCGCCGGCTACTTCATCGATCTCGCGACCTGGCAGCGCATCAACCTGCTCTACACCCCCAAGGCCAAGCTCGACATGCGCGCGATCCGCTTCGAGGCGGCCCGGCCCGACCTCGTCGATCGCATGATCGAGGTGGTCGACCAGCGCTTCGGCCATGCGCTCGCCACCCGGGTGGAGAAGGCCAAGATCGACCTCACCGACGCCGACAGCGCCACCGTCGAGGTCAACCTGCCGGCCGCGCAATTCACCGCGTCCTTCACACGCCAGCAGCTCGAAAACACGATCCGCACCGAGGTTGGCCGGGTGACGGCGACCGTCGCCGACACGCTGGCCGAGGCCAGCGTCCGCGCCGAAGACATCACCGCCGTCTTCCTGACCGGCGGCTCGACTGCCATCCCGCTCGCCCGCCAGAGCATTCTCGAACTGATTCCCGGCGCTAAGGTCGTCCAGGGCGACGCCTTCGGCTCCGTCGGCATGGGCCTCGCCCTCGACGCCCAGCGCAAGTTCGGCTGA
- a CDS encoding LysE family translocator, whose amino-acid sequence MTLTGFLAYSGALAIAAAIPGPGVTALVARALGSGFRSSLAMSLGLVVGDLTYLTAVVLGLAMVAQTFGMVFLAIKWLGVAYLAYLAWCFWNSGITPETIEAKKGKSGLFSSFLAGLTVTLGNPKTMIFYLAITPTVVDLRTVTLADYGILVAITIAVLLVVLIPYLALASQARWLLKTPRALKTLNRTAAAFMVGAAAAIAARQ is encoded by the coding sequence ATGACGCTTACAGGATTTCTCGCCTATAGCGGCGCACTCGCCATTGCCGCGGCCATTCCCGGCCCGGGCGTGACGGCACTTGTGGCACGCGCGCTCGGCTCCGGCTTCCGCTCGTCGCTGGCGATGTCGCTGGGACTGGTGGTGGGCGACCTCACCTATCTCACCGCGGTCGTGCTGGGGCTTGCCATGGTGGCGCAGACCTTCGGCATGGTGTTTCTCGCCATCAAGTGGCTCGGCGTCGCCTATCTCGCCTATCTGGCCTGGTGCTTCTGGAACAGCGGCATCACACCTGAGACGATCGAGGCGAAGAAGGGCAAGAGCGGGCTGTTTTCCAGCTTCCTCGCGGGACTTACGGTGACACTCGGCAATCCGAAGACGATGATATTCTACCTGGCGATCACGCCGACGGTCGTCGACCTCAGGACGGTGACATTGGCCGACTACGGCATCCTGGTGGCTATCACCATCGCGGTGTTGCTGGTGGTGCTGATCCCTTATCTGGCGCTGGCCTCGCAGGCGCGCTGGCTTTTGAAGACCCCGCGTGCGCTGAAGACACTGAACCGCACGGCAGCTGCCTTCATGGTGGGTGCGGCGGCAGCGATCGCCGCCCGCCAATAG